The Deinococcus budaensis nucleotide sequence CGCACCGCGTATCCTGCTGGTGATGACCCAAGACCTGCTGACCACTGAGCAGGTAGCGGCCCGCCTGGGTATAGGGGCCGCGCGAGTTCGGCAACTCGTCCAGGCGGGTTACCTCAAGCCCGAGCCGTACAGTCCCCGGGTGCATCTGTTCCAGCCCGCCGCCGTCGAGGCTTATCAAAACGCGCCCAAGCCTAAGCGTGGACGCCCCAAAAAAGGCTAACGCTGACGTTAGCCTTTTTGTGTTATGGTGACTGGGTATGGCCTTCTCCTCGGTTGAATTGTTCGTCGGCGCTGGTGGCCTCGCGCAGGGCCTGGCGCGTGCCGAGTTTCACCCGCGCTTGGTGGCGGAGTGGAATCCCCAGGCTTGTCAGACGATCCATGAAAATCAGGCCCGGGGGTTCCAGCTCGTCCGGGACTGGCCGGTGGTCGAGGGCGACGTGCGCGACCTGAGCTTCGGTCACCTGGAAGGTGTGGACCTCGTATCAGGTGGGCCGCCCTGCCAGCCCTTCAGCATGGGCGGCAAGCACACGGCGCACACCGACACCCGCGATATGTTTCCGCAGGCCGTCCGGGCAGTGCGCGAGGCCCGGCCCCGGGTGTTCATTTTCGAGAACGTCAAGGGCCTGACGCGACCGACCTTCCGCAACTATTTCGAGTACATCCGCCTGCAACTCCAGTACCCCGAGCTGATCGCCCGCGAAGGGGAAGACTGGGCCGAGCACCTGGCGAGACTGGAGCAACACCACCTCAGCGGCCACCGGGAGGGCCTGACCTACCGCGTGGTGACTCAGGTGCTCCAGGCGGCCGACTTCGGGGTGCCTCAGAAGCGCGAGCGCGTGTTCTTCGTCGGGTTCCGGCGTGACCTGGGCATCGACTGGCATTTCCCCCTGCCCACGCACTCGCGGGAACAGCTTCTGCACGACCAGCACGTCACGGGCGTCTATTGGGAGCGGCACGGCTTGCCGAGGCCGCGAGTGATGGCGCGCGGCGTCCGTCGGCCCCCCCCGCAGGTTCAGGGGCCTCTGCTCCTGGCGGCTCCGACTCCCCAGCCCTGGCAAACGGTTCGGGACGCCTTGCAGGACCTGCCTGACCCCGAGTTGGAGGGGCAGGGACGTTTTGAGGACCACCGCTTCATCCCTGGCGCACGCTCCTACCCAGGGCACACGGGCAGCCCGTTCGACGAGCCGAGCAAGACCCTCAAAGCAGGGGACCACGGCGTGCCCGGCGGGGAAAACATGCTGCTCAAGCCTGACGGCTCGGTTCGTTATTTCACCGTCCGGGAGTCGGCCCGACTTCAAACCTTTGACGACGACTATGTGTTCAGCGGGGCGTGGGGACACGTCATGCGCCAGTTGGGCAACGCGGTTCCGGTCAGGCTTGCCGAGGTGGTGGCGCGGAGCGTAGCCCAGGCCCTCCCCCCCCGACCGGCGTAACTTTGCGCCTTCGCGGCGATACGCCCCGGCCTATGCTCGGGCGTGTTTGAAACCTTCCCCATTCCGGCCAGTATTGAGCGCGATCTCCTGACCTTCTTTCAGAAGCAGGAGGCCTTTCCGCTCGCGGCGGTCAAGTCGCGCCCCAAGAAAGGGACGGACGAGGCGAGGTACAAGGCGGAACTCTCGAAGCACTACGGCGTCTACGTCCTGTACTACACGGGAGAAAGCGCCCTCTACCGCGCCATTTCCGAGCGCAACCGGGAAGAGCTGATCAAGCCTATTTACGTCGGCAAGGCTGTCAGCCCCGGCAGCAGGACGGGCGGGCAACAGGACACACCCGCACAGGAGGAGGGCGAGATAGGCAAGGAGGAAGTCAGCCTCGCTGCTGCTCAGGCCGCCCTCGATGCCGACGCGCCCGCCTCACCCTCGAACAATCTCTTCAAACGGCTCAACGAACACGCGGGCAACATCCGCAAAGCCTCCACGACCCTCCAGGTCGAGGACTTCCAGGTGCGGGTCATTCCAATGGCCGACGCCCTGGTGCAGTGGGCGGAGGCCACCATGATCAAGCGTCTCAAGCCCATCTGGAATGCCGAGATTTCGGGGTTCGGCAACCATAATCCCGGCAAAGGTCGGTATGAACAGGCCCGCTCCATCTGGGACCAGCTCCACCCCGGCCGAGCCTGGGCCGAGCGCATGGCAAATCTGGCTACCTATGACGAGGCCCGGCTACGCGAAGTGATCGGACGTTCCCTGACTGTTGATCTGCGACCCCCAGAGGGGAAGTAACGTCGAACCAACGCCCAGCCGGGCCTACCTCATCAGGGGGAGGAGGTCGCTCCTCTTAGCGTTTAGAAGCTCGCACTTATGGCGCCGCGCATAACCTTGACTTGGTGTGTATTCGACGCTATGTTAGAGAAATCAAGGCGGCCTCCGGGTCGCCTTTTCCGTTGTGCTGGCACCATCAACAGGGAGGGGGGAGGTCGGCCTGTCCCCCTCCCTGTTGATCTGCGGACCTCAGTTCAGTTCGTCCTCCTTGGCCCTGGGGTATTCCGAGGCGGTGATGGTGACCCACTTTCCGATCCAGGGGTCGTCCGGGTTTTCCTGCTTTCGGCGCTCGATCCACCGCTCCAGCATTTCTATCCGGGCCTCCTTGGACAGTGCGGGGCGGCCGGGCACCCCCATTGAACCCGAGTCTGCGTCCGTCACCAGCTCCTCGGTCACAGAAGGAGCAGGCGCTGGGGGTGGCTCGGGCACTTCTACTTCCGGGCCGTCCGGTCCCTCTGGGAAGCGGCGACGGTTGTAGAGCCGGTGTAGGCCCTCGCGGACTTCCTCTAGGGTCAGCTCGCCGTCGGCATAGCGTTTGAAGAGGGGCAGGCCAGCCGGGGAGATGGGGTGCGCCGACCGTTGTCTCTGGCTGATCTGCTCCCAGCGCCGGGTGCGTTCGGCCTGCCATTCGGCGGGTGTCAAGGGTGTGCCGTCCGGGTGCTTCATAGGGTGTCTCTCCCTCCCTGTTGATGCCCGCGTTTCTCCTGGTTAGCCCCAGACTTGTGAGCAGCCGTGTTCAGCCCTCGGCCTGGTCGTTCTCTGCTGGGTCGCTCACCCGTTCTTCCTTGCGACCTCGCACGTCTGCCGAGTCGGCCATCATCTGCTTCCACTCCTGCAACCCTTCGAGGTGTTTACGGCTGGCTTCCCAGGCCATCTTCCACTGCGTCTCCTCGATGGTCTTGATCTTCTCGTAGGACATGGGGGTCTCGTAGTACATCGCCGCCTCCACCATCCGCCGCGCTGTTCCCGCCTCCAAATAGGTCCGTATCTGGAGGTCCAAGGTCCGCTCCAAGAACAGGCTCAGCTCCTGGCGGACCACCTGGCGAACGGTGGGCATCACCAGCGCCTCTCCCTCCTCTTTCGCCTCGGCTTCGGCGGCGTATTCGAGGAGCGCACCGCCCAGCTCCGTGAGCGGCATTCCGGCCTTCCTCGCCTTCATCGTCAGGAAGTCCGCCACTTCCCGACTCACACGAACCTGGAGCCGAACTGTGCCCTTTCCTGGTCGTCCCATCCGTGCCTCCCCGCTCCTGAAGCTGGACCCTTTCGGGTGCCTTGTCTCGTCGCTTCCACCACGCCCGAAGTAAGCGTTTTAGGAGGCTTTCGCAGTGCTTCTTCCACACCTTAAAACGGCTTACTCTGAAACAGAATAGCGTAATGAGGTTAAAGCCGCGCCAAGACGCGACTTTTTCATTTCAGATTCATACTCTTATCCTGCCTTACACCACACGTCACCCCAAACGACCATCTCCCATCACTTTTTTTCCGCCGCTGGAGCGTTCGCGCCTCGGGCCTTTCTGCTGGTCAGAACGTCCGCCGATTTCGGCGCCCTTGCTCTGCCCACCGG carries:
- a CDS encoding helix-turn-helix transcriptional regulator; the protein is MTQDLLTTEQVAARLGIGAARVRQLVQAGYLKPEPYSPRVHLFQPAAVEAYQNAPKPKRGRPKKG
- a CDS encoding DNA cytosine methyltransferase, with protein sequence MAFSSVELFVGAGGLAQGLARAEFHPRLVAEWNPQACQTIHENQARGFQLVRDWPVVEGDVRDLSFGHLEGVDLVSGGPPCQPFSMGGKHTAHTDTRDMFPQAVRAVREARPRVFIFENVKGLTRPTFRNYFEYIRLQLQYPELIAREGEDWAEHLARLEQHHLSGHREGLTYRVVTQVLQAADFGVPQKRERVFFVGFRRDLGIDWHFPLPTHSREQLLHDQHVTGVYWERHGLPRPRVMARGVRRPPPQVQGPLLLAAPTPQPWQTVRDALQDLPDPELEGQGRFEDHRFIPGARSYPGHTGSPFDEPSKTLKAGDHGVPGGENMLLKPDGSVRYFTVRESARLQTFDDDYVFSGAWGHVMRQLGNAVPVRLAEVVARSVAQALPPRPA
- a CDS encoding Eco29kI family restriction endonuclease; amino-acid sequence: MFETFPIPASIERDLLTFFQKQEAFPLAAVKSRPKKGTDEARYKAELSKHYGVYVLYYTGESALYRAISERNREELIKPIYVGKAVSPGSRTGGQQDTPAQEEGEIGKEEVSLAAAQAALDADAPASPSNNLFKRLNEHAGNIRKASTTLQVEDFQVRVIPMADALVQWAEATMIKRLKPIWNAEISGFGNHNPGKGRYEQARSIWDQLHPGRAWAERMANLATYDEARLREVIGRSLTVDLRPPEGK